The genomic region TTTATGGGTGGTTTGTTCCTGATGTCGGTATTTGGGCTGTCGATAAACATTATGACGCTGGTGGGCCTGCTTATGGCTATTGGCATCATGATGGATGATGCGATTGTTATTGCGGAATCGATTGCCGCTCATCTAGAGCGAGGGCTAAGCGCCGACCAAGCAGTGGTTAAAGGGGTTAAAAAAGCTGCGCCTGGGGTTATCTCGTCGTTCTTCACCACCATTTTTGTATTGGGCAGTTTAATGTGGCTAGACGGGCAAATGGGCGCGGTATTAAGCGTGGTGCCCATGGCTTTGTTATTGGTACTTTGTATTAGCTTGGTAGAAGCGTTTTTGATCCTGCCTAACCACCTTCGTCATACCTTGCAGCACCAAGGTATTGAAAGGCCCACAAGTGGCTTTAAAGCAAAATTTCTAGATGCTTTCGAAAGTTTTCGACTAAACAAACTTGTTCCAGCCGTTACCTTCGTAGTGAAGTGGCGTTACATCTCACTTGGTGCAACTTTGGGTTTGTTGCTGTTGTCGTTCTCTTTGGTGATTAGCGGATTAGTTAAATTCACCGCGTTTCCAGAATTAGACGGTGACATAGCAGAAGCCAGAATTATCCTACCGCCAGGCTCTAGTTTGAGCCAAACCGAAGCCTTGGTTACGGAAATTGTTAATGCAGCGCAGCTGGTTGGGGAAGAGTTCACCAACAATAACAACGAGCCGCAAACGCTGATCCACGATATAACCGCGCAATACAATTTTAATGCTGATGCCGGTGAGTCTGGCCCTCACGTGGCTACCGTGCGCCTAGATCTGCTTTCTGCAGAGGTCCGCAATAGTTACATAGAAGATTTCATCGCTGCTTGGCGGGAACAGGTAGGTGATCAAGCATTGCCTTTAGCTTTAGCCTTTACCCAACCGACAATGGGCCCAGCAGGGCGGGCGATTGAAGTGCGTTTACAACACTCTAATCTTGATACTTTAAAATCTGCATCGGTTGAGTTGCAGGCTTATCTAGGTAAGTTCCAAGGTGTGAACAGCATTCTAGATGACATGCGTCCGGGTAAAGAAGAGGTGGTAATTTCACTTCGAGGAGGGGCGGAGTCGTTTATGGTTAATGGCCAAATGGTGGCGGAACAATTACGTGCTTCTTACCAAGGAACCATTGCAGATGAGTTTCAGATTGGTCCAGAGAACATGCAAATTGATGTAAGGCTAAACAAGCAACAGTCGGGAAGCTTACAAGCATTAGCTAACTTTCCGATTGTACTGGCGGATGGCCAACAAGTACCTCTATCTTCCATCGCAAACATTGAATATCAACGTGCTTATGTTCGCATCCAACGCATTAATAGCCTGCGTACAGTAACTGTAATGGCAGATGTTGATACTAGGACTGCTAATACCAATGAAGTAATGCAATTGGTACAAAGGAGTTTTCTGCCAGAGCTTCAAAAGCAGTTTCCTGGTCTGCGTGTTGATTTTGAAGGAGAGGCTAAAGAAAGTGCCAAAGTAGGGGCTTCATTAAGTAAAAGCTTTGCCATTGGTATTTTTGGGGTGTTTGCTATTTTGAGCTTTCAATTTAGAAGCTACTTAGAACCTGTGGTCGTGCTTACAGTGATTCCCATGGCTCTAATAGGCGTATTGTGGGGCCACTTTTTGTTAGGCCATAACTTAAGCATGCCGTCTATTTTAGGTTTTATTTCCCTAGCGGGCATTGTTACCAATGATTCGATATTGCTGGTGCAGTATATCCGGCATCACTTGGATGAAGGTGACGACGTTTATCAGGCTGTTGTTAACGCGAGTAAAGAGCGTTTTAGAGCGGTGTTTTTAACCTCCTTAACCACTGCTGCTGGTTTACTGCCGCTTTTACTCGAAACCAGCTTACAGGCTCAAGTGGTGCAGCCTATTGTGGTATCGATAGTGTTTGGGATTATTGCATCTACCATGATGGTGTTGTTTATTATTCCAGCAGCTTATGCGGTACTAGCGGATTGGAACTTGGTCCATAAACATAAATCATTGCAGCAGGAGTAAGGCTTAAGCTCGTGACTCCTCACATAATTTAACTGTAAAAGACTGGATGTATATCCAGTCTTTAGGTTAAGCTAAGCGCAGTTAGTTTAGGAGTCTATGCAGTGATCGCTACCATTAAAGGTACCTTAGAAGAAAAAGTCCCACCGTTCGTTCTAATTGACGTAGCCGGAGTTGGCTACGAGATTCAATTACCCATGAACTGTTTTTATCAATTACCTGAACTGGGTGAGTCAGTGCGCTTATTAACTCACTTTATCGTGCGTGAAGATGCTCAGTTACTTTATGGCTTTCATGATAAAGCTTCTCGCTCATTATTTAGAGAATTGATAAAGGTAAATGGTATTGGTCCTAAAGTAGCCTTAGCCATTCTATCGGGCTTAAGCTGTGAGCAGTTTGTGTTTGCCGTAAAACATGAAGACTTATCAAGTTTGGTTAAAGTACCGGGCATTGGTAAAAAAACGGCGGAACGCTTATTGGTCGAAATGAAAGACCGCTTGAAAAACTGGAATGTAGAACTTCCAGAAACTCCAATTAGTGATAGTCTAAGTAGCCACGGCGATTTACCCTTACACGCAAGTGTAGATCCTAAAGATGAAGCTATCGCAGCACTAGAATCTTTGGGTTACAAAGGTAACCAAGCGGATAAGTTGGTGAAACAAGTGTGGACCAGTGGCATGAGCAGTGAAGAGCTGATCAGAGAAGCCTTAAAAGCGGCACTGTAACAAAGGTATTTTAGATGATTGAAGCTGACCGTTTAGTAGCAGCCACGCCAATAGTAGAAGAAGAGACGGTTGATCGTGCGATTCGACCTAAAAAGCTTGAAGATTACACCGGTCAACAAGCGGTTGTAGAGCAGCTGGAAATATTTATTGAAGCCGCTCGTCGTCGTGATGATGCTTTAGATCATCTACTTATATTTGGCCCTCCAGGCCTGGGTAAAACCACTTTAGCTAATATTGTGGCTAATGAGTTAGATGTAAATATTAAAACCACTTCTGGACCGGTGTTAGAAAAGGCCGGTGATTTGGCGGCGCTGTTAACTAATCTAGAGCCTGGCGATGTTTTGTTTATCGACGAAATCCATCGTTTAAGCGCTGTAGTAGAAGAAGTGCTTTACCCGGCTATGGAAGACTATCAGTTGGATATCATGATAGGCGAGGGCCCTGCAGCACGGTCAATTAAATTAGACTTACCTCCCTTTACTCTAATTGGTGCTACTACCCGCGCAGGTATGCTGACTTCGCCTTTACGAGACCGATTTGGCATTGTGCAACGCTTAGAGTTTTACAAAACTAAGGACTTGGCCGATATCGTCAAAAGAAGTGCCCATTATCTCAATTTAGACTTAGATGAAGAAGGCGCTTGGGAAGTGGCAAAACGTTCTCGAGGCACTCCGCGTATTGCAAATCGTTTGTTACGCAGAGTGCGCGATTTTGCCGATGTTAAGTTTGACGGAAAGGTAACTCAGCAAGTTGCTGCCCAAGCTCTTGATTTGTTGAGTGTAGACAGTGCTGGTTTTGACTACATGGATACTAAGTTGCTTAAAGCGATAACCGAGACTTTTGCTGGTGGGCCAGTAGGTTTAGATAATTTAGCCGCTGCAATTGGCGAAGATAAAGAAACCATTGAAGATGTACTAGAACCATTCTTAATTCAACAGGGTTTTTTGCAGCGTACTCCTCGCGGACGTATCGCTAGTGATAAAGCCTATTTACACCTCGGTTTAGACCTTCCTAAACGATAAAAATGCTGTCGTTTAATAACGACAGCATTGCTAAAAATTAGGCTTAAAGTGTTTAATTTTAAGCCGTTATCTCAGTTTTCTTTGTCAATTATCTAAATTAAGTGTTTAGAGTCTTAACCTTGGGCACCAGCCTGTGTATAGTAATTTGTAATTATATATTTGGGATAGGTGTAATGTCGGTTTTAGCTGTTCGGGTTTACTACGAAGATACCGATGCTGGCGGGGTTGTTTATCATGCCAACCACATAAAGTACTTCGAACGAGGCCGTACAGAGTGGCTTCGTGACTTAGGCTATGATCAAGATGTACTAATGAAACAAGATTTGTGTTTTGTGGTGCGCTCGCTAAATATTGACTACAAACTTCCTGCTTTATTCAATCAAATGCTCTCGGTGGAAACCAC from Agarivorans sp. Alg241-V36 harbors:
- a CDS encoding efflux RND transporter permease subunit yields the protein MLNFFIRHPTLANLVMVSFLLLGFSSLGTLKRETFPEFTNPFIIATVVYPGASPSEVEESLCMRMEDAVDGLSSIEETRCEAVEGLGSLVVKLDGNADVGRMLVDIQTEINAIKDFPEQIEPPVVKEMDWAEPVVDIAISAPATWPDLKAYAEELKHSLKVDYGVAMVTVSGFSDHQLRVELDHTALRRLNLSVNDVANTISQQNINLPAGTIELTDKNLLIRFDQRKRDPLALAKTVIASDNNGSVVYLGDIASISDRFELDEEKILFNNLPSAVLKISKNKADDALRIKQSVQQFVDDQRLITPEGVSLTLTNDMSSLLSDRLNMMLKNGWQGIILVFLSMWLFFSLRYSFWIAAGLPVAFMGGLFLMSVFGLSINIMTLVGLLMAIGIMMDDAIVIAESIAAHLERGLSADQAVVKGVKKAAPGVISSFFTTIFVLGSLMWLDGQMGAVLSVVPMALLLVLCISLVEAFLILPNHLRHTLQHQGIERPTSGFKAKFLDAFESFRLNKLVPAVTFVVKWRYISLGATLGLLLLSFSLVISGLVKFTAFPELDGDIAEARIILPPGSSLSQTEALVTEIVNAAQLVGEEFTNNNNEPQTLIHDITAQYNFNADAGESGPHVATVRLDLLSAEVRNSYIEDFIAAWREQVGDQALPLALAFTQPTMGPAGRAIEVRLQHSNLDTLKSASVELQAYLGKFQGVNSILDDMRPGKEEVVISLRGGAESFMVNGQMVAEQLRASYQGTIADEFQIGPENMQIDVRLNKQQSGSLQALANFPIVLADGQQVPLSSIANIEYQRAYVRIQRINSLRTVTVMADVDTRTANTNEVMQLVQRSFLPELQKQFPGLRVDFEGEAKESAKVGASLSKSFAIGIFGVFAILSFQFRSYLEPVVVLTVIPMALIGVLWGHFLLGHNLSMPSILGFISLAGIVTNDSILLVQYIRHHLDEGDDVYQAVVNASKERFRAVFLTSLTTAAGLLPLLLETSLQAQVVQPIVVSIVFGIIASTMMVLFIIPAAYAVLADWNLVHKHKSLQQE
- the ruvA gene encoding Holliday junction branch migration protein RuvA, encoding MIATIKGTLEEKVPPFVLIDVAGVGYEIQLPMNCFYQLPELGESVRLLTHFIVREDAQLLYGFHDKASRSLFRELIKVNGIGPKVALAILSGLSCEQFVFAVKHEDLSSLVKVPGIGKKTAERLLVEMKDRLKNWNVELPETPISDSLSSHGDLPLHASVDPKDEAIAALESLGYKGNQADKLVKQVWTSGMSSEELIREALKAAL
- the ruvB gene encoding Holliday junction branch migration DNA helicase RuvB; this encodes MIEADRLVAATPIVEEETVDRAIRPKKLEDYTGQQAVVEQLEIFIEAARRRDDALDHLLIFGPPGLGKTTLANIVANELDVNIKTTSGPVLEKAGDLAALLTNLEPGDVLFIDEIHRLSAVVEEVLYPAMEDYQLDIMIGEGPAARSIKLDLPPFTLIGATTRAGMLTSPLRDRFGIVQRLEFYKTKDLADIVKRSAHYLNLDLDEEGAWEVAKRSRGTPRIANRLLRRVRDFADVKFDGKVTQQVAAQALDLLSVDSAGFDYMDTKLLKAITETFAGGPVGLDNLAAAIGEDKETIEDVLEPFLIQQGFLQRTPRGRIASDKAYLHLGLDLPKR
- the ybgC gene encoding tol-pal system-associated acyl-CoA thioesterase, whose protein sequence is MSVLAVRVYYEDTDAGGVVYHANHIKYFERGRTEWLRDLGYDQDVLMKQDLCFVVRSLNIDYKLPALFNQMLSVETTIEKMKRASLVFEQTIRNADQQVIAHGTVTVACVTLSSMKATAIPETLKEDLLGAL